The proteins below are encoded in one region of Carcharodon carcharias isolate sCarCar2 chromosome 2, sCarCar2.pri, whole genome shotgun sequence:
- the bcl11aa gene encoding BAF chromatin remodeling complex subunit BCL11A a isoform X5: protein MSNPFRREVALESLYTSWKRKDEPSSYTCTTCKQPFNSAWFLLQHAQNTHGFRIYLETEHGSPLTPRVGIPSGLGADCAPQPPLHGLHVADNSPFNLLRMSGPVSRETSGLGEGRFPPTPPLFSPPPRHHLDQHRMDRLSAEEMAMVAAHHTSAFDRVLRLNSIPIEPPSMDFSRRLRELAGNTSTPPLSPNRPSPMQRLLQPFQSSNKSPFLSTPPLPALQPAAPPAQTVLKSKSCEFCGKTFKFQSNLIVHRRSHTGEKPYKCHLCDHACTQASKLKRHMKTHLHKSSPMTVKSDDGLSTASSPEPGTSDLVGSASSALKSAVAKYKSETDANMIPENGDEEEEEEEEEEEEEEEEEEEEEPENENRSDFAFGVSLEGGRHHENSSRPVEEKRSLPEVMHSIAMNTMQHYGEAFHQVLVEKHKRTHHSSEAEVQRDTYDEDSVAGESDRTDDGTVNGRGSSPGESASGGLTKKPILGSPTSLSPFSKRIKLEKDFDLPSAPLAPTDNVYSQWLAGYAASRQMKDPFLSFGDSRQSPFATSSEHSSENGSLRFSTPPGEMDGGISGRSGTGSGGSTPHITGPGPGRPSSKEGKRSDTCEFCGKIFKNCSNLTVHRRSHTGERPYKCDLCNYACAQSSKLTRHMKTHGQRQEEAREPHLQCCALLTHKGHKSPCSQDSIGCNSWLHSQDWKIMFYLL, encoded by the coding sequence GAAAGGATGAGCCGAGCAGTTACACTTGCACAACTTGCAAACAGCCATTCAATAGTGCATGGTTTCTCCTCCAACATGCCCAGAACACCCATGGATTCCGAATTTATTTGGAGACTGAGCATGGAAGTCCCTTAACCCCACGGGTTGGCATTCCTTCAGGACTTGGGGCAGACTGTGCCCCTCAACCTCCACTTCATGGACTTCACGTAGCAGACAATAGTCCTTTCAACCTGCTGAGAATGTCTGGGCCTGTCTCACGGGAAACTTCAGGGCTTGGAGAAGGCCGCTTTCCCCCTACACCTCCGTTGTTTAGTCCTCCACCCCGGCATCACCTAGACCAGCATCGAATGGATCGGCTGAGTGCTGAGGAGATGGCTATGGTGGCAGCACATCACACCAGTGCCTTTGACAGGGTACTGCGTCTTAACTCCATACCTATCGAGCCACCATCCATGGATTTCTCTAGGAGACTTAGAGAATTGGCTGGCAACACCTCCACTCCTCCATTGTCACCGAACCGGCCTAGTCCTATGCAAAGGctattgcaaccattccagtcgAGCAACAAATCCCCATTTCTCAGCACACCACCCCTCCCAGCCCTCCAGCCCGCAGCACCTCCTGCCCAGACTGTGCTCAAGTCTAAATCCTGTGAATTCTGTGGGAAAACATTTAAGTTTCAGAGCAATTTAATAGTGCACCGCCGAAGCCACACCGGTGAGAAACCATACAAGTGCCACCTTTGTGATCACGCCTGCACTCAGGCCAGCAAATTAAAGAGGCACATGAAAACACACTTGCACAAGTCCTCACCCATGACAGTCAAGTCAGACGATGGACTTTCCACCGCAAGCTCTCCTGAACCGGGTACTAGTGACCTTGTTGGCAGTGCCAGCAGTGCCCTCAAGTCTGCAGTAGCCAAATACAAAAGTGAAACAGATGCCAATATGATTCCAGAAAATGgggatgaagaggaggaggaggaggaagaggaagaagaggaggaggaggaggaggaagaagaggaggaaccTGAAAATGAAAATAGGTCTGATTTTGCCTTTGGTGTCAGTCTCGAGGGTGGGCGTCACCATGAAAACAGCTCGAGGCCTGTAGAGGAGAAGAGGTCTCTGCCTGAAGTGATGCATAGCATTGCCATGAATACAATGCAGCATTATGGTGAGGCCTTCCATCAAGTTCTTGTTGAGAAACACAAGCGGACTCATCACTCATCTGAAGCAGAAGTTCAGAGGGATACTTATGATGAAGATTCAGTTGCTGGTGAATCTGATCGCACAGATGATGGTACAGTCAATGGTAGAGGTTCCTCTCCAGGTGAATCGGCCTCTGGGGGCTTAACCAAGAAGCCTATATTGGGAAGCCCGACTTCCCTCAGCCCTTTTTCCAAACGCATTAAACTTGAGAAAGACTTTGACCTGCCATCAGCACCTTTGGCTCCCACGGACAATGTTTACTCACAGTGGCTTGCTGGTTATGCTGCCTCACGACAGATGAAAGACCCATTCCTTAGCTTTGGAGACTCCAGACAATCACCTTTTGCAACTTCATCTGAGCACTCTTCAGAAAATGGAAGTTTACGCTTTTCCACTCCTCCAGGAGAAATGGACGGTGGGATCTCAGGTCGGAGTGGCACAGGAAGTGGTGGAAGCACGCCCCACATCACTGGACCTGGTCCTGGGCGGCCCAGTTCCAAAGAGGGCAAGCGAAGTGACACGTGTGAATTTTGCGGCAAAATCTTCAAGAACTGCAGCAATCTCACAGTCCACCGGAGAAGCCACACGGGCGAGAGACCATACAAATGTGACCTGTGCAACTACGCCTGTGCCCAGAGTAGCAAGCTCACGCGACACATGAAAACGCACGGTCAG